In the Bacillus shivajii genome, one interval contains:
- a CDS encoding YcxB family protein, translating into MTHKEEVTVSGALKLDDLLHHNRYHNKKFVLGYFLFAFILMFILSANAITGSLILVVIINGFIALLVAGTVTFIFIFLLRLKVSKEFKSDQMIKSEMTYTVNEEGINQTLKRSNTHYEWTDILSVYEQDVLFQLYVSKNKAILLPKRFFETKQERELFKDIVTRYITTKKVKLKG; encoded by the coding sequence GTGACACATAAAGAAGAAGTAACGGTCAGTGGTGCGTTAAAGCTTGATGATTTGCTCCATCATAACCGTTATCATAATAAAAAGTTTGTCCTCGGTTATTTTCTGTTCGCTTTTATTCTAATGTTTATTCTTTCTGCTAATGCGATTACTGGATCATTGATTTTAGTTGTTATTATTAATGGGTTTATTGCCTTACTTGTCGCTGGGACGGTAACTTTCATTTTTATTTTCTTACTAAGGTTAAAGGTAAGCAAAGAGTTTAAGAGTGACCAAATGATAAAAAGTGAGATGACATATACAGTGAATGAAGAAGGGATCAACCAAACTTTGAAACGATCAAATACGCACTATGAATGGACAGACATCCTTTCAGTCTATGAGCAAGATGTTTTGTTTCAATTATACGTGTCAAAAAATAAAGCGATTTTACTGCCAAAAAGGTTTTTCGAAACAAAGCAAGAGAGGGAATTGTTTAAAGACATAGTGACTCGTTATATAACGACAAAAAAAGTGAAACTGAAAGGTTAA